The Fluviispira sanaruensis sequence CTATTTTCCAAATGGCTTTTAATACTTTTTCAGCGAGGGAGTCAGCGCGTTCTGGTTCATCACCGAGAATAACGCGTTTTGAGCGTGCAAGGCGCACTTTAACTTCTTCAACAAGGCTTTCAAAGCTTTTGCCAGAAGATTTAGCGATTTGGCTTTGGGCGGACACGAGACGCTCTGCTTCTCGAGAGAGGCGATCTTCCGTACGGGAGTCATCTTCGAGAACATTCGAAATTTGTTCGATAACTTTTTCTTCAATCCGTTCTTCGGTATCATAGTCAAGTTCAATATGTCCTGAACTCTTAAGAACTTTAAACACACGTTCTGCGAGTCGTTCGAGTTGTTCTGATGAGAGTTTCATCGTGAGATACCTTTCTTATGGGACGCTTTGTCATTTTACAAATAAACGCTGAGCTTTTTTACGAAGCTCAATTAGATATTATAGTTAACCAATCCAGCCCATGCGTCAATCAGATTTCTTACCTTGGATAAATTTTTTGGATTCAAGCAAGTTTAATGAAGCTTGAGCTTGCTTATTTTCCGCTTCTAGGTTTTTATAATCTGAGCTTATTTCAACAAATCGTTTGTAATAAAAGGCCGCTTTTTTAGGGTCATTATTGGTATAAATTTTTCCTAAGAGATAGAGTGCTTCTGGATAGTTTGGTTCAGAAGCGTGAGCTTTTTCGAGTTTATTTTTAGCAAGAAGTGTATTATTTGCTTTTATATCGCATTTTGCAGAATCTGTTAATGTGGACGCTAAAAATGGTCTATATTTTAAAACAATTTCATATATTTTCTGTGCTTTTTCACAATTATTAACTCCAGCGTATGCATTGCCAAGAACATTTAAGAGCAAGATTTTTTCAGTTTCAGCGGTTGTTTGATCTTTACTTACAATGCGAAAATCAGATTTTTCAAATTCTTGCATAGCTTTAATGGCTTTGGTATAACGTTCTTTTTTAATGTCAATGCTCGTTGAAATGAGTAGTAATTGTAAATCAAGTGGGTTCTTTTCAAAATTTCTCTTAATCAATTTTTCAGCTTGATCATATTCACCAAGTTTTAAATACACCCAACTTAGTGATTTTTGTACTCTCAGTTCAGCTGGGGAAATATTTAGTGATTGTTGATAAGATTTTATAGCATCGTTATCATTGCCTATAGCTCTATTAGCTTCTCCTAAAAAATAAAAAAGCTCAGCATCTTTTGTATAAAAGGATGAAACATCTTTTAATAATTCAATGGCTTCTTTGTATTTTCCTATTTTTACAGAAACCAATCCAAGATTTCTTTTTGCGGTTGTTGAGTTAGGTTCCTCTTTTAACGCAAGTCGATATTGATTGGCAGAGCTTTGAAAGTCACCTTTTTCTGCAAATTTATTTCCAGAAATAATATAATTCAAACTTTCCGAAGATATTTTTGTGCTTGAGCAACTAATAATAAAAGTTATAGTAATAAAAGAAAATAATAAATTAACAAATGTTTTTTTTAT is a genomic window containing:
- a CDS encoding DUF507 family protein, with the translated sequence MKLSSEQLERLAERVFKVLKSSGHIELDYDTEERIEEKVIEQISNVLEDDSRTEDRLSREAERLVSAQSQIAKSSGKSFESLVEEVKVRLARSKRVILGDEPERADSLAEKVLKAIWKIDGIDFFSEDMKVQNCIARAIHRFRVEDDRIIEAVEKIVNKKSGEESYNHAWCIAFDKCYNEVRQRIANQKSSDETTTVGG
- a CDS encoding tetratricopeptide repeat protein — protein: MIKKTFVNLLFSFITITFIISCSSTKISSESLNYIISGNKFAEKGDFQSSANQYRLALKEEPNSTTAKRNLGLVSVKIGKYKEAIELLKDVSSFYTKDAELFYFLGEANRAIGNDNDAIKSYQQSLNISPAELRVQKSLSWVYLKLGEYDQAEKLIKRNFEKNPLDLQLLLISTSIDIKKERYTKAIKAMQEFEKSDFRIVSKDQTTAETEKILLLNVLGNAYAGVNNCEKAQKIYEIVLKYRPFLASTLTDSAKCDIKANNTLLAKNKLEKAHASEPNYPEALYLLGKIYTNNDPKKAAFYYKRFVEISSDYKNLEAENKQAQASLNLLESKKFIQGKKSD